Within Anaerosporomusa subterranea, the genomic segment CCGGTTGATCAATCAACGGTTCCAGCCATACGCCGATTGCGGCCGGCACATTGGCTACGGCAATCATCCAGGCAGAGATCATCGCTGATGCGATCAGAAACATGATAATACTGGTCGATTTGGAGGCGGTGATGAGGATATGATAAAAGTCTTTAACGGTGATTTCGCGGTAGACGACAAAGCAGAGAAACATCGTATAGCCAACAGCCACTGCGGCTGCCTCTGTCGGGGTGACAACCCCGAACTTGATCCCAACCATGATCAGGATCGGTAGCGCTAGCGCCCAACTGGCTTCACGGGTGGCGGCGACAATTTCTTTAAAGCTCTTTCTCGGGAAGGTTTGCACATTCAGTTTCCGAGCCATGTACCACCAGACAATCGCTAGGCTGATGGCGATGAGCACGCCGGGAAACAGACCGGCCATGAATAGTTTAATAACTGACACGCCACTGATTGCGCCGAATACGATAAACGGAATACTTGGCGGGATAATCGGGGCAATGATTGCCGATGCGCCGATCAGAGCGGCGGCTCGGCTCTTGTCATAGCCAATTTCACCCATCATTGGAACCATGATCGCGCACAGTGCTGCCGTATCCGCAACCGCTGATCCGGATAATCCGGCGAAAATGAAGGAAGCGATAATGGCAACATAGCCGAGGCCGCCACGGATATGACCGACTAACGCTAAACCAAAGTTAACAATCCGTTTGGAAATACCACCAGCGTTCATTAGTTCGCCTACCAATAGGAAGAAGGGAATGGCCATCAATGGGAAGTTATCAGCGCCGCCGATCAACTGTTGGGCTAAGATCCGTCCATCTAGCATGTTTAGACCCAGCATCAACGCGACGCCGCTAAACAGCAGGGCGAAAGCGATCGGCATACCCAGCGCCATCGTACCGCATAATGATACTATGAAAACTATAACCGCCATTATTTGTCATCTCCCTTCGCAAATTTCTCCAGATGTACTTCATCTTCTGATTCTTGCAAATCAATTAACTCATTAACCGCGCCTTCAACATATACGGCTCGATAGGTGTTGATACACACCATGACGATCATGCAGCTAAAGGTGATCAGTCCTACACCGAACATGAATGCTAATGGCATGTCGGTCGAAGACGCCCGGTTATTCATGCCGAGTACTGTCATCGCCCAAGTTCCGGTTAAAAGCAGATACAGAACCCAGAGCATCACAATGTTGCTAATCACGACGAACAGTTTTTTCACCGCTAGCGGCATTTGCTTCACGACTGAAGAAAAGCCAAGGTGTTTATTATCCTTCATCGCGCCAATGGCGCCGATAAATACAATCCAAACGAACAGAAAACGGGACAATTCTTCCGCCCAGGTGAGTCCTGAATTAAAGAAGTAGCGCAATATTACGTTGCCTAAAATAAAGACCATCATCAGAAACAGAAAACTTGCCATCATGACATTTAATAGGCTTTCAACAAATTTGTATAGTCTGCTCATATTGCCCTTTTCCTCCTATCCCCCAATTTGAACTTTACCGAAAGAATTCGCTTCTTAAGGAGATTTAACGTTTCCTCAAGAAGCGAATTTGGTAACTAGACAATACTGTCTATAGTCAGGTTCCTAAGCTCTTACTTCGCGGCTTCGACTACTTTCTTAACCAATTCGGCGCCGTAAGTTGCTTGGTATTTTTCATAGATGGGTTTTACTGCTTCTTGCATTTTTTCTTTCTCGCCAGCTTTCAGAGGAATAACCTTTACGCCTTTAGCAGTTAAAGCGGCAGTGGCTGCTTTATCTTCTTCGGCATTGAGTTTTCTTTGGTAATCTCTGGCTTCGATGGCGGCTTTCTTCATGATTTCTTTTTCTTTGTCGTTCAGGGTATCCCAGAACACTTTGCTAACCAAGAACGGGCTGGCTGCATAGACGTGGCCGG encodes:
- a CDS encoding TRAP transporter large permease produces the protein MAVIVFIVSLCGTMALGMPIAFALLFSGVALMLGLNMLDGRILAQQLIGGADNFPLMAIPFFLLVGELMNAGGISKRIVNFGLALVGHIRGGLGYVAIIASFIFAGLSGSAVADTAALCAIMVPMMGEIGYDKSRAAALIGASAIIAPIIPPSIPFIVFGAISGVSVIKLFMAGLFPGVLIAISLAIVWWYMARKLNVQTFPRKSFKEIVAATREASWALALPILIMVGIKFGVVTPTEAAAVAVGYTMFLCFVVYREITVKDFYHILITASKSTSIIMFLIASAMISAWMIAVANVPAAIGVWLEPLIDQPVILMIAINILVFIVGTAMDLTPTVLILTPMLMPIVTKAGIDPVYFGVVFILNNAIGLITPPVGTVLNAACGASKVSMDD
- a CDS encoding TRAP transporter small permease, with the protein product MSRLYKFVESLLNVMMASFLFLMMVFILGNVILRYFFNSGLTWAEELSRFLFVWIVFIGAIGAMKDNKHLGFSSVVKQMPLAVKKLFVVISNIVMLWVLYLLLTGTWAMTVLGMNNRASSTDMPLAFMFGVGLITFSCMIVMVCINTYRAVYVEGAVNELIDLQESEDEVHLEKFAKGDDK